A single window of Nicotiana sylvestris chromosome 5, ASM39365v2, whole genome shotgun sequence DNA harbors:
- the LOC138869434 gene encoding MAR-binding filament-like protein 1 produces MVAPPNFEEVQSTYRPPRFNGQYYGWWKTRMHDFMMAEDSEHWDIICDGPHVPMKKLEETGPLAPKGRREYNDIDRKAVEKNYRAKKILMCGIGPDEYNRVSTCETAKEIWEALQTAHEGTTQTYEMKRKKDSERKEPKKEKNPVLTAESSDSSDEDSDMAYLTKRFQKMMWKVRAFHQGLPTRETGAIQANPDKVGKRNLVPDKRFNQKSVADNIVKQALAAWGDSSSESERESDAENSSMMAVETKATKYNLLFALIAQSDGDDEEDEDDEVNFRDVKRNLKSYSCKKLRSLSNVLIDAYYGLVNDKKILTVELGEAKQSRDDLVVCVVDLNKTKANLEQETEALNERITSVENERDDLMVVVVDIKETIEGFTNEKHTLEEKVAFTEEERDDLLVICIDLEETVEGLNREHRNVSLGKGKEVASKSHIMLEKDLTVVKTSLCSELKRNQQLQDELEKVRNDLEKSLKWTWSLDDVTAMYLNKSGNMQGIRFRREKTPYNPHSKYVTVPDNWLCTHSGNNEHFKENCQARVHSAQKNKVFTDRVTTNKGPERERILENEVKGTFSVNEKVKRFFWHSSGNEHYVNGLKSAATNLITRQVVSVDKGNKNIHFY; encoded by the exons atggttgctccaccaaactttgaagaagtacaatcaacctatagacctcctagattcaatggtcaatactatggctggtggaagacccgaatgcatgattttatgatGGCAGAAGATTCAGAGCACtgggacatcatttgtgatggtccacatgttcccaTGAAGAAACTTGAAGAAACAGGACCATTGGCACCCAAAGGGAGAAGAGAGTACAACGACATTGACAGAAAAgctgtagaaaagaactatcgtgctaagaaaatcttgatgtgtggcataggacctgatgagtacaacagagtaTCAACTTGTGAaactgccaaagaaatatgggaagctttacaaaccgcacacgaaggaactactcag acatacgagatgaaaagaaagaaagacagtgaaagaaaagagcccaaaaaggaaaagaacccGGTGCTTACGGCTGAAAGCAGCGAttcaagtgatgaagatagtgacatggcctatcttactaagagatttcaaaagatg ATGTGGAAAGTGAGGGCATTTCATCAAGGACTGCCCACTCGCGAAACAGGAGCAATACAAGCAAATCCTGACAAAGTAGGAAAAAGGAACTTGGTTCCAGATAAAAGGTTCAATCAAAAAAGTGTTGCAGACAATATTGTTAAGCAGgctcttgctgcttggggagactcctcgAGTGAATCCGAAAGAGAATCAGATGCAGAAaacagttccatgatggcagtggaaactaAAGCAACAAAGTACAATTTACTATTCGCACTGATAGCACAGTCAGATggtgatgatgaagaagatgaagatgatgaggtaaacttcagggatgttaagagaaatctgaaatcctattcttgTAAGAAGCTAAGGTCTTTATCTAATGTCCTAATTGATGCCTATTATGGCCTTGTAAATGATAAGAAGATCCTGACCGTAGAACTAGGAGAGGCcaaacaatctagagatgatctagtAGTCTGTGTAGTGGACTTAAATAAGACCAAAGCTAATCTTGAACAAGAGACGGAAGCCTTGAATGAAAGAATAACTAGTGTGGAAAATGAGAGAGACGATctgatggtagtagttgttgatataaaagaaacaatagaaggttTTACCAATGAGAAACACACCTTAGAAGAAAAAGTTGCATTTACTGAAGAGGAAAGGGATGACCTGTTAGTAATATGCATTGATCTAGAGGAAACCGttgagggactcaatagagaacataggaatgtaagtcttgggaaagggaaggaagtagcaAGTAAGTCGCACATCATGCTTGAAAAGGATTTAACTGTTGTAAAAACCAGTCTCTGCAGTGAACTCAAGAGGAATCAACAACTCCAAGATGAgttggagaaagtaagaaatgatcttgaaaaatccctgaagtggacctggtccttagATGATGTCACTGCCATGTATCTTAACAAGAGTGGGAACATGCAGGGCATCAGGTTCCgaagggagaaaactccctacaaccCGCACAGCAAGTATGTcactgtacctgataactggtTATGTACCCACAGTGGGAACAATGagcattttaaagaaaattgccaggccaGGGTTCACTCTGCTCAGAAGAACAAAGTGTTTACTGATAGAGTGACTACTAACAAAGGACCAG AAAGGGAACGTATCCTTGAGAACGAAGTAAAGGGTACATTCTCAGTGAATGAAAAGGTGAAAAGGTTCTTTTGGCACTCAAGTGGGAACGAGCACTATGTGAATGGCCTAAAAAGTGCAGCCACCAATCTGATAACTCGCCAAGTGGTCTCAGtggacaaaggaaacaagaacattCACTTCTACTAA